A single genomic interval of Cyanobacteria bacterium GSL.Bin1 harbors:
- a CDS encoding 5-oxoprolinase yields the protein FDGSRYRVGPASAGAYPGPAAYGNGGPLTVTDCNVKVGKLQPQFFPKVFGKNQDEPLNSEIVEAKFQELTAKIGDHRLPEAVASGFLAIAVEKMANAIKKISLEKGYDVSKYTLCCFGGAGGQHACLIADALGMKRVLIHPYAGVLSAYGIGLADIRVLREKAVEAKLTPDLDLKSLFSPLITEAQEELAKQTNTSSPERTTTQQKVHLKYEGTDSPLLVNFASLDQMQAEFNSIHQQRYGFVMEGKPLIVEAISVELIYETEPLAEKTVLRSRETPPQPITTVSVYTGEKWHDTPVYQREDLQPGDSIPSPAMIIEPTGTNMIELGWEAMVNDHGHLILCKQSEAVKQTVQPTVTETPDPVLLEIFNNLFRSIAEQMGTTLQNTSYSVNIKERLDFSCAIFDQNGQLVANAPHIPVHLGSMSESVGSLITAQQGNLKPGDVYVLNNPYNGGTHLPDVTVITPVFVDESASPLFYVASRGHHADIGGITPGSMPPYSTHIEEEGVLLDNFLLVENGHFREEALVEKLTTGDYPVRNVTQNIADLQAQIAANEKGVQELLRMVEQFSLETVQAYMFHVQNNAETAVKKVIERLREGSYRTELDTGGHIQVQILINRETHRATIDFTGTSPQQASNFNAPAAVCKAAVLYVFRTLVDDNIPLNAGCLKPLDIIIPEGCLLNPTPPAAVVAGNVETSQLIVDTLYGALEVMAASQGTMNNFTFGNDRYQYYETICGGAGAGKVFKGADAVHTHMTNSRLTDPEVLEWRFPVLVEEFKIREKSGGNGQYQGGNGVIRRIKFLEAMTAGILSGRRQFAPFGLAGGESGKPGRNAVERNDGTLEELDSTATVEMQPGDVFIIETPGGGGYGHSE from the coding sequence GTTTGATGGGTCACGGTATCGGGTGGGACCCGCTTCAGCAGGGGCATATCCGGGACCCGCTGCTTATGGCAATGGCGGACCGTTAACCGTTACCGACTGCAACGTGAAAGTGGGGAAACTACAACCGCAGTTCTTTCCGAAAGTATTTGGAAAAAATCAAGATGAACCCCTCAATAGTGAGATTGTTGAGGCAAAATTTCAGGAATTGACCGCAAAAATTGGGGATCATCGCCTGCCAGAAGCCGTTGCATCGGGTTTTCTTGCTATTGCAGTGGAAAAAATGGCAAACGCGATCAAAAAAATCTCCTTAGAAAAAGGCTATGATGTCTCAAAATATACCCTCTGCTGTTTTGGCGGTGCAGGGGGACAACATGCTTGTTTAATTGCGGATGCCTTAGGCATGAAGCGAGTGCTGATTCATCCGTATGCAGGAGTTTTATCCGCTTATGGCATTGGTTTAGCGGATATTCGGGTCTTGCGAGAAAAAGCGGTGGAAGCCAAATTGACACCCGATTTAGACTTAAAATCCCTCTTTTCTCCCTTAATTACAGAAGCGCAAGAAGAATTAGCAAAACAAACTAATACTTCCTCGCCAGAAAGAACCACCACCCAGCAAAAAGTGCATCTGAAATACGAAGGAACAGACTCGCCTCTCTTGGTGAACTTTGCCAGCTTAGACCAGATGCAAGCGGAATTTAATAGCATTCATCAGCAGCGGTATGGCTTTGTTATGGAAGGAAAACCCTTAATTGTAGAAGCGATATCCGTGGAATTGATTTATGAAACCGAACCCTTAGCAGAAAAAACGGTTCTCCGTTCCCGAGAAACGCCACCGCAACCCATCACCACCGTTTCTGTTTATACCGGCGAGAAATGGCACGATACCCCAGTTTATCAACGAGAAGATTTACAGCCAGGCGACTCCATTCCCAGTCCAGCGATGATTATAGAACCCACAGGAACCAATATGATTGAACTGGGTTGGGAAGCAATGGTAAATGATCATGGTCATCTGATTCTCTGTAAGCAAAGCGAAGCCGTCAAGCAGACCGTACAACCCACAGTGACAGAAACCCCTGATCCCGTGCTTTTAGAAATTTTTAATAACTTGTTCCGTTCTATTGCTGAACAAATGGGAACAACGCTACAAAATACCAGTTATTCGGTGAATATTAAAGAGCGATTAGACTTTTCTTGTGCCATTTTCGACCAAAACGGGCAATTAGTGGCAAATGCCCCTCACATTCCGGTTCATTTGGGTTCCATGAGTGAGAGTGTGGGCAGTTTAATTACAGCGCAACAAGGAAACTTAAAACCAGGGGATGTCTATGTTCTGAATAATCCTTATAACGGTGGAACCCATCTCCCTGATGTTACGGTAATTACCCCTGTTTTTGTCGATGAGAGTGCATCACCTCTATTTTATGTGGCATCCCGAGGACATCACGCCGATATTGGCGGCATTACCCCTGGTTCCATGCCTCCTTACAGTACCCACATTGAAGAAGAAGGGGTATTACTGGATAACTTCCTCCTCGTGGAAAACGGACACTTCCGAGAAGAAGCCCTTGTCGAAAAACTTACTACGGGTGACTATCCGGTGCGAAATGTTACTCAGAATATTGCCGACTTACAAGCGCAAATTGCAGCGAATGAGAAAGGTGTTCAAGAGTTACTGCGGATGGTGGAACAGTTTAGCTTGGAAACGGTACAAGCGTATATGTTCCATGTGCAAAACAATGCAGAGACAGCGGTTAAAAAAGTAATTGAACGGTTGCGGGAAGGGAGTTATCGCACCGAGTTGGATACAGGTGGACACATTCAAGTCCAAATTTTAATTAATCGCGAGACCCATCGCGCCACCATTGACTTTACCGGCACTTCTCCCCAACAAGCCAGTAATTTCAACGCACCAGCAGCAGTTTGTAAAGCAGCGGTACTATACGTTTTTCGGACGCTGGTGGATGATAATATACCGCTGAATGCCGGTTGTTTGAAACCACTAGATATTATTATCCCAGAAGGGTGCTTATTAAATCCCACTCCGCCGGCGGCAGTGGTAGCTGGCAATGTGGAAACCTCTCAGTTAATTGTGGACACCCTTTATGGGGCGTTAGAGGTGATGGCAGCCTCTCAAGGGACCATGAATAATTTCACCTTTGGTAATGACCGCTATCAATATTACGAAACGATTTGTGGCGGTGCGGGGGCTGGTAAGGTCTTTAAAGGGGCGGATGCAGTACATACCCACATGACCAACTCCCGTTTAACTGACCCAGAAGTGTTAGAGTGGCGCTTTCCGGTATTGGTGGAAGAGTTTAAGATTCGAGAAAAGAGTGGCGGAAATGGGCAATATCAGGGCGGAAATGGCGTGATCCGTCGCATTAAATTCTTAGAAGCGATGACAGCAGGAATTTTGTCTGGTCGTCGTCAGTTTGCCCCGTTTGGTTTAGCCGGGGGTGAGTCGGGAAAACCAGGACGCAATGCTGTTGAAAGAAATGATGGCACCCTTGAGGAGTTAGACAGTACGGCAACCGTGGAGATGCAACCGGGAGATGTTTTTATTATTGAAACTCCAGGCGGTGGTGGATATGGTCATTCTGAGTAA